A region of the Vanrija pseudolonga chromosome 2, complete sequence genome:
acccgaCGACCTCTACTCTACTCACGTCCCAAGATAGCTCCCGATAAACTTGCTCAGCTGGCCGCTCTCGAGCAGCATGCCGAGGCCTGCcacgcgcccgccggcgccggcattGTTGCTCACGCCGGTGAGGTTCTTGAcgtcgctgcgcgccgcgagcgcgcccaTCAGCGTGTTGGGCAGGCCGCACAGCCCGAAGCCGGAGGACAGGAGCGTGTCGCCCGAtttgacgacggcgacggccgctTCGGGGGACGGGTAGATCTTGGACGCGGctcgctgcgccgtcgtgctgAATGCGCGCCGGGCCAAACGCACACGGCGGGTGAGTACGGTGAATGTCATGGTGGGTGTGCTCGCGATCAATAGCAGTGCTAggctcaacgccgccgccagtgcaTACCACCGCCTTATAGTAAAGTCTTGCTCTGCCCCCCCCCCTGAGACTGATTACACACGACGGCACGCGCCAGATAGGACCGGAAGACACCGACGGAggccccggccccggcgcgctggtcggccgacgcgtccataccacacccaccagggctggctcgctggctccACCGACTGAATGCATGGTTCGCGGCTCTCAGCGTGCCTCGAGCCTATCGCCGTGCGTTGCGGGGCATGCATACATAGCGGCGACGCGTTGACGGCCGCGCACGCGGCACGCCCGAGGGGCTGGGGCCGAGATAACAGCTAGGCTGGGGGGTATAAACTCGCCCCATCTGCACTGGACCACTTTCTTTTCGAGCCGCCCTCGAGTCGTTGACTTTGCATCCCATCCGATCATCTCCAGCATCTCAGAGACGGAGACCGCATGGtactcactcactcactccgTGGGCCACCTACACAGCCCACGGCATGCCCCAGATCCCCACACCCCAGCCCGGGCGACACTGCCGCGTGGTTCATTCCCCCCGCggacgctcgccgccgggTACTGACCGTTCCGTGTGTGGACAGGCTCCGCAAGCGATCGCCAGGTCTTTCGTTGCCCCACTGACGGCCAGCCCGCTACACCTGATGAtggggccgacgacgcgttcgCCGATGCGCGATGCGCATTGCGCGGTTGGACAGTAGGGgatggctgcggcggcggaggctcCCGATGCGCCTGGGTGGTGGATTTGGGTGAGGATCGGAAGCTCCGATCGGCTCCTGGCTGGCGGCTGTCCAGtcttgtcctcgccgtctgTCATTGCCGGTAACGTGACCTCTTTGCATGTGGGGgctccgcgccgctcccgTTCGTCCAGTTCGGCTACTGCACGGCTGCTCcggggtggtggaggtgcgCCGAGATGCAAGATGCGGCCCGGTGATACTTAAGGACGTGGTTGAGAAAAGTCGGCGGGGCCACCAACCACACACGCAACACAGTCATGACCAAGCATATCGagtccaaggccgacgtcctcatcgtcggcgctggcccCGCGGGGCTCATGGCCGCGCGCATGCTCGCCGAGTTTGTCCGCCAGCAGCCCGACCTCGTTGTTCGCATCATCGACAAGCGCTCCACAAAGGTGTACAATGGCCAGGCGGACGGCCTCCAGTGCCGCACGATCGAGAGCTTCCAGAACCTGGGCATTGCGGACCGTATCCTGTCGTGAGTGCATCGGCGGGAGCCTCGTGCCCGCCGTGGCGTGTGACCCagctcctccaccaccacgccaccCAGCGGCCATGGCTGATGTCTCCCCCAGCGAGGCCAACGACATGTGCACGATCAACCTTTACAaccccgtcgacggcgtgcttaAGCGCACCGACCGTATCCCCGACACGCTGCCCGGCATCTCGCGCTACCACCAGGTCGTGCTGCACCAGGGGCGCATTGAGCGCCATGTGATCGACAGCATCGACAAGGTGTCCGGTGGGCGGATCAAGGTCGAGCGCCCGCTCATCcccgagtcgctcgagatcgacgagtccaaggtcgacgacccGGACGCGTACCCCATCACCGTGAAGCTGCGTTAcatgggcgaggacgagtcgacgccgcgccagtTCGGGCACGGGACCGAGAACGGCCTGTTCCGCTCCAACCTCCAGtcgcaggaggaggaggacgagcactACAAGCTGCCCGAGGGCACTGAGGCCGGCCAGATCGAGACCGTCCACTGCAAGTACGTGATCGggtgcgacggcggccactCGTGGGTGCGCCGCACGCTCGGCATCGACATGGTCGGCGAGCAGACCGACTACATCTggggcgtgctcgacgctgTGCCCGCCTCCAACTTCCCCGACAtccgcggccgctgcgccaTCCACTCGGAGAACGACGGGTCCATCATGATCATTCCCcgcgaggagggcctcgtGCGCTTCTACATCCAGATGGCGGACCGCGCCGACCAGGGCTGCCGTGTCGACAGGTCAAAGTTCACCCCCGAGACGATCATCAACCAGGCCAAGCGCATCTTCGCGCCGTACTACTTTGAcatcaccgagctcgactggTTCACGGCGTACCACATCgggcagcgcgtcgcgcccaaGTTCTCGCGCTTCGAGCGCGCCTTCAtcgccggcgacgcgtgCCACACGCACTCGCCCAAGGCGGGCCAGGGCATGAACACGTCCATGATGGACACGTACAACCTCGGCTGgaagctcggcctcgtgctgACCGGGCGCGCGAACCGC
Encoded here:
- the PHHY gene encoding Phenol hydroxylase, which codes for MTKHIESKADVLIVGAGPAGLMAARMLAEFVRQQPDLVVRIIDKRSTKVYNGQADGLQCRTIESFQNLGIADRILSEANDMCTINLYNPVDGVLKRTDRIPDTLPGISRYHQVVLHQGRIERHVIDSIDKVSGGRIKVERPLIPESLEIDESKVDDPDAYPITVKLRYMGEDESTPRQFGHGTENGLFRSNLQSQEEEDEHYKLPEGTEAGQIETVHCKYVIGCDGGHSWVRRTLGIDMVGEQTDYIWGVLDAVPASNFPDIRGRCAIHSENDGSIMIIPREEGLVRFYIQMADRADQGCRVDRSKFTPETIINQAKRIFAPYYFDITELDWFTAYHIGQRVAPKFSRFERAFIAGDACHTHSPKAGQGMNTSMMDTYNLGWKLGLVLTGRANRNLLKTYESERQPFAQALIDFDHKFSRLFSGRPAKDVADEMGVNMDEFKNVFFKGNKFASGTAINYEPSVIVSKGDKSLSKPELARNIEIGTRLQSVQVCRHSEGLPMDIQDLLVTNGAFRILLFAGDVTKPAQKARVHKFAEYLDSEGSVVSQYTPAGRKRDFAIEVLTVHANSRDDVEMHDFPKALYPKFDYNKVYADCETWHKGHGHAHDGYGISTADGALIVVRPDGYVAMVTDIDDTAALDTYFGQFLRRPAQHLGASTEVEWTKVETK